In Pocillopora verrucosa isolate sample1 chromosome 13, ASM3666991v2, whole genome shotgun sequence, one genomic interval encodes:
- the LOC136277802 gene encoding uncharacterized protein, whose amino-acid sequence MNDFSAKYIKDLVITQRKTHFEVRLLLKERFPGRKGLSSRSVRTFCSENGIHLRNRLSNGELEQCTRDVVARVGPTWVMKMVKRYLNSCGITAGEKRIGRALSVVSPVYQAQRNSSTARQMNPFPYHADYFAHKLHVDQNEKLGMYGLYISSPRSVFFVELSQGPLCT is encoded by the exons ATGAACGACTTCAGTGCTAAGTACATAAAGGATCTTGTAATAACTCAGCGAAAAACACACTTCGAGGTGCGCTTATTGCTAAAAGAAAGATTTCCCGGCAGGAAAGGCCTTAGTTCGAGGTCAGTTAGGACGTTTTGCTCAGAGAATGGGATACATTTGCGCAACCGCCTGTCAAATGGTGAGCTTGAGCAGTGCACTCGTGACGTCGTTGCTCGG GTTGGACCAACATGGGTTATGAAAATGGTGAAGAGATATCTGAACAGCTGTGGTATCACTGCTGGTGAAAAGCGCATTGGAAGGGCATTATCAGTAGTGTCTCCTGTGTACCAAGCCCAGAGGAATTCCAGCACTGCCAGGCAAATGAATCCTTTCCCTTACCACGCTGATTATTTTGCTCACAAGTTGCACGTAgaccaaaatgaaaaattgggAATGTATGGATTGTATATAAGCTCACCTCGAAGTGTGTTTTTCGTTGAGTTATCACAAGGTCCTTTATGTACTtag